The following nucleotide sequence is from Triticum dicoccoides isolate Atlit2015 ecotype Zavitan chromosome 7B, WEW_v2.0, whole genome shotgun sequence.
tctctctgtttcccttcgtaacgtttcggtctaaccgaagtgagcgatcggtcccaccaagattgcaatgtaaactccatgtttccctttcgtaacattccggtctcaccgaaatgagtgaatcggtcccaccgattttacctgaccaactctccggaaagcttattaccaaaatcggtctcaccgagtttgtgtaatcagtcttagcgagattacgttatgccctaaccctaaccatatcggtcctaccgagttgcatgtcggtcccaccgaaaatcctaacggtcactaggtttactaaatcggtccgaccgagtttggtaaattgtgtgtaacggttagatttgtgtggaggctatatatacccctccacctcctcttcattcgtggagagagccatcagaacaaaccaacacttccaacttaccatttctgagagagaaccacctactcatgtgttgaggccaagatattccattcctaccatatgaatcttgatctctagtcttccccaagttgctttccactcaaatcttccttccaccagatccaaatctcaTGAGAGAGAGTtgcgtgttggggagactatcatttgaagcacaagagcaaggagttcatcatcaacacaccatttgttacttcttgaagagtggtgtctcctagattggctaggtgtcacttgggagcctccgacaagattgtggagttgaaccaaggaatttgtaagggcaaggagatcgcctacttcgtgaagatctaccgctagtgaggcaagtccttcgtgggcgacggtcatggtgggatagacaaggttgcttcttcgtggacccttcgtgggtggagccctccgtggactcgcgcaaccgttacccttcatgggttgaagtctccatcaacgtggatgtacgatagcaccacctatcggaaccacgccaaaaacatccgtgtctccaattgcgtttgaatcctccaaacccttccctttactttcttgcaagttgcatgctttaatttccgctgctcatatactcgttgcatgcttgcttgaattgtgtgatggttgcttgacttgtccaaagattgctaaaatctgccaaactctaaaattgggaaaaggttaagtttttaattggtcaagtagtctaatcaccccccctctagacatacttcaaggtcctacacagcctcagctcaaccttgtaaaaTATGTAGTgcttctggatttctgtatcaaggatttgtctactagtAAGGAAGATTTTTCTATACTGGTCGGATATAAAGGACGGTTTCTCAATAAATGGTCTTGACATTATGTCCTCAATGAACCACTGACAACCTTCTTCAATTCTTGACTGATCTACGGCATGATTCTATCAGTAGTTTTATCTTGAAAATATTTATTGTTTCCCTCTTTTACGGAACAGAATTGTTTTACACAAtagtaatgtactaatgtgaaaGTTGCTATCATGTGCACACAAAGTCATGAGTTAGCATCCAGTACTCTGAGAATAAAAAAGGTAGCATCCGGTAATCAGATTACAGGTTCAGTGGATGCTGGATACAGCAAATGAACAACATCTGAAAGTAACTACCATATCCACACTCAATCTCCTTTCCACCTAGTCTCACTGAAGCTAGTACAGAACACTACTACTTGGAACAGGTTTCTAGCATATACACCACTAAAACACCAGCTGGCCACAGATGCCACATTACCAGCAGTACAAAACTAGGAACAGTTTTCTAGCATACACCACTAGAAAAAATGCCACAATACCACTACACCAACATATAATACACAGATTAAATGAGTTAAAGATGGTCTCATGTCAACACTCACAACAGAAACATGACCAAGCAACACGAACTTCCATACTACACGAGCCAACACAGAGATTGACTCCTGGGGGGCTTACACCGGCTCTATGAGGTTGTAAAACTGCTTCACTGGTCTCAGCAGCATATCCCACGTTTCTTGGAAATGCCATTACAGAAACCTTCAAGTTCCTCTGAAGCGCAACAGAGACCACACGTCGTGTGAGCGCGATCACACCGTTAGAGTCAGCAGGCAACCTACCATCTTCAAACTCAAGTAACTTGACTTGCAGGGTGTCATCCCTACTGGAGGCAGCACTAAATACACCCCGAAAGCCATCCGGCCACGACCCGCCAATAATTCTTATAAAGACCGTGGCCTCCACCGATTGATAAATGTGATCAAAATTCATTTCCAGCGTGCTAAGCCTGCTAGGGTAGACATTTTGAGGACAGGCTCCAGCTCTAAACACCACAATGAGAGCACTTAAATCTTTATCCTCAGATTCAATAGCGCCCTTCACTTTGAGCGAAACCTCAACGTATGTAGGATCATATGAGACGACAATGGCACGGCTAGGACCGGACAGTGCTAGGTAGCAATCCTGCATGCGCAGAACAAAAATTAACTAAACGACAATGTTCATTTCATCATATGGTAAGACAAAACCAAGAGAGAAGAGTCAAATACGAACCTCCTGGGTGATGGTTTGGCAGTCAGTCCTCGGCCGGTGGAAAATAATATTGCGCTTACGATCCAAGTAATCACGTGCAGCAACGATACCAAACACTTGTAGTGGCCAGTGCAAGCCCCCGTTGATTGCTGCAACTTTGACTGACATAATCTGCAGAGTGTCCATGGCCTTGGCCGAGCAACCCGAAGCAGGATTCACATAACGCATGGCAGGGAGTAGATGCTGCATAGATCGATCACATCACATGTAAATAAAAGCAGTTAATTAGTTAGCTACAGGAGATAAATTCAAATCCATTGACGTATATATGCTGCAACTTATATTGCTCCctcggtcccataatataagaacgtttttgacattatattatgggacggagggagtatcaaattGGTATCAGTGACAAGCACAACATAGAAGGACGTACGTGTGCATGGATCAAGAGAAGTGATTGGACGGGGAGAGGGCTTACTGGTTTGGTCGAAAGTAACACCGCCGGGAGCTAAGTATCTTCTCCACATAGAGCGAAACTTGGCAGCGAACCATTCTTCCTCGCATTGTGCCGGTgcagtctcctcctcgtcatctccagCTTCATCTTTCGCCTCAGCAGCTTCGCGGGCCGATTTTTCAGCCATGGACTCGGCAATAATCCTGGCCCTTTCTTCAGGTGTCATGTTTCTTATCATCTCATCCCCTTCAGCCAGCATCTTTGCTATCCTCGCAGCCGTTACCTTGGCTGGTTTTTGAGgcttggccttgggtttcttcgTCGCCGCCATCGGCTTCGTCGCTCTCTCGGCCTCAGCAGCTTCTTCTCGAGCCTCGCCTCGTTCAACAATCTGATCCCTCTGATTTCGTTTTGTCGCCTGAATCTCAGACGTCTTTCCTGGCTCCTCCCTGGATTTCAACTCTAGCGAAGAGTCACCAGTCGTATTTTAATCTCCAGAGGCCAGAGCACCGTGGGCAAGGTCGATCGGTCGCAGTCGCCGACGCTGCTCTCCttgggcaaaaagaaaagaaaaccgtaGAGAGATTGAGGGTTCGTGTTGGCCAGCGTATTAATTGGAACGCGATCGACTCAAGAAACTGTTTCCGATTCAAACTCGGCGTCGATGTCGGAGAGCTCGCTCTCACCGCCGGTTTAGGCTTCTTTTTTCTTTCGAGCGAACGCCGGTTTCGGCTTCTGGCGCTCCAAGCAGACGCCTAGCGGGCGGACCGCGGACCCCGCAAACCTCTTTTTACCGGTTCAGCTATGTACTGGTACATCATCCACCacacagtgccttcaagatccgtGCAGTTGTGGTCTTACTTCATATGTACacctttgtttttatttactctgcatattagagttgactaaccctaagccgccgccgccgccacaactACTGCCGCCGCCTCGGTCCCCCTCCTCTTTCCTGTCCGGCGGCCTCGTCGGCGGCAAGAGGAGTGGGGACCTGTCcgtcttgttttatttttcttaggtTTTTGTTTCTCCGGCGGCATCGACGAGGTGGTGGCGACGATTGTGTGTTGGAATAAAGTCTCTCCGGTCTCTCCCTACCTCGACGACGTTCGATCCGGCGTCGGCGAAGAGCCTGTGAGAGTTTGTGTCCCCAGATCGTTTGGTTCCCTTCAGATCTTGGCAGTTTGTGTGTCTTTCAAGGAGTACTTTTGGCTGGCGTTTGGTGTGGCGACCACGACATCTTCTTCTGTGTTGTTGTGTGGCTTAACCCGGTTTCTCCAACCCTCTGatctggtggtggtggattgcaagCTTGTTCTGCTTGGGGTGATGCTCCAGCCGATGCTGCTTCAACGACTTCTAGATCTCGTCTCAAGGGGCGAGTGGCTATTGCAGCCTTCAAAGCCTTGTATGGCGAGGGCATTTGCAGGTTTTGCTTTTCTTTGCTGTTGGTTCAGTGCAATTTTCAATCACCGACGGGCAGCGTAcaatcagaggaagaagaagactagtatgctttttattgtaattttattttttactGGTCGTTCTATGTCCAGTTGTCTATCCTTTGTACTGGCCTTTGTTTTCCTCGATGATAATCAGATTTAAGATGCCCTTTGGGTGTCTTTATTCAAAAAAAAAAGTTGACTGaaatcaaacttcataaagtttgaccaagtttataggaaataatataaatatttacgataacaaatctatatgatgtgaaactacgtttaataatgaatctaatgatattgatttgtaattgtatatgttaatatttttgtctataaactttgtcaaagttatgaagtttgactttgacccaatttaatatgcagagtaaataaaaacgaagggagtatatcTCTGTATTGTCCAACTAATATGTTCATATCTCAGCACTTAATATCTTTTGaaactttttatatatttgaattcCTAGCGACGAGACCTCACAGACAACACCAATCTGCAATGCATTTGAACAAGTTCCAATTTTTTCGTTTCAATCAAATTTATGTTCAATGAACTATGTTAAAAATTTGTGTTTTGAAATAAGTGAAATTATTTTTGAACTGAGTGAAATATAGTTTTGAAGGGAGAGAATTTGTTTTACAAATGATAGTTCTTTTGAAATAAGTGAAATAACCTTTCTAAAATAAGTGAAATTAATTTTTTGAAGTGAGTGAAACCTTTTTTTTCATACACATGACAGAAATACGTGAAAGTTTCTATTTCAAAGTTTTGAAACTAGTTATTTGATACAAGTGAAATATGTGTTTTTAAATGAACAAACTCACTTTTCCAAAATAAGCTTTTTTTACTGAGTGAAATATGTATTTTCAAACGACTGAAACTTGTTTTCTTAATTGTGTGAAATTATTTTCTATAAAATGAGTGAAATCGGTTATTTGAAATATGTGAGACTGTTATTTTCAAATATACGAATCATGTGTTTTTGAAATACGTGAACTCGGTGAAATATGTGTTCTGAAATAAATGAAATCGGTTTATTTAAAATAAGTGAACCAAGTGTTTTTGTAATTAGTGAAACATTTTTAACACATGAAAAATAGATTTATCAAAGGAGTGAAATGTGCCTTTTCAAATTAGTGAAATACTTTTTTCTGAATTAAGTGAAATAGGTTTTTTGAATTGACTAAAACCAATTTTATGAAATAAGTGAAATCACTGTTTGAATGAGTGAAATTGTTtcttgaaatgagtgaaatataaTTTTCGAAATGAGCAAAATCTGTTTTATGAAGCGAGTGAGTTTGTTTTTTCAATTGAGTGAAATTGGTTTCTTTAAATAACTAAAATGAGCTATCTAAAACGAGTGAAATCAAATGGGTGAAGTTAGTTTGTAAGTTCCATATTCCAGTTTGTGAAAATGTTTGAAACCGTAAATATCACTTATATGAAATAGTGAAACCTTTTAATGTTTTATGGATGTGATTTCAAAGATAATTGAAAATATATATACGTGAACCAGGTGATTTTGTAATGAGTGAAACTTTTTTAAAACACATGAAAATAGTTTTTCTCAAAGGAGTGAAATGTGCCTTTTCAAATTAGTGAAATACttattttgaaatgagtgaaattatATTCTTTCGAACTGAGTGAAACAGTAAAACTAAAATTAGATCAAATGTATCCTTGATTGATCTTGCTCTGAAGATCTTCTCGCTACGAATTATAATATATATAGAAAAAACAGGGTTATGGTTCAAAAGATATTTATCAACCAAAGTTTTATTATGAAAGTAAATAGAAGTCTTCTACATGGGGAGAAAGAGAATACTTTAGAATAGATGTAATCTCCACACACTGCCTACCATGCAAAAAGCTGCACACATGGGTCTATATCAGTACTTGTCAGTTGTATTCAACGGGTATAAGAGTTTGCATGTTTatacttgataacccgcaagtatacgggatcaatgtagcctctttcgataagtaagagcgtcgaacccaacgaggagctaaaggtagaacaaatattctctcaagtcctatctgccactgatacgcctctacgcacgcttagtgttcgctttacctagaacaagtatgaaactagaagtactttgtaggtgttgttggataggtttgcaagataataaagagcacgtaaataaaagataggggctgtttagataaagaagcaataaagtaaatatagcgagtgtggaaaagtggcggtaggagttgcgaaattgtccctaagcaattgactactttactagaccggcaatcactattgcaattctatttgagggagaggcataagctaacatactttctcttcttggatcatatgcacttatgattggaactctagcaagcatccgcaactactaaagatcattaaggtaaaatccaaccatagcattaaagtatcaagtcccctttatcccataaacaaacaacctacttactcgggtctgtgcttctgtcgctcacgccacccaccataagcaaatcatgaacatattgcaaaccctacaacgggaatccctcaagcttgcgcgacacggagagcaccagagGACAgccccaataataaaacatgcaactcaaaccaatcatagcaattcatcaatcaccgataggacaacgaaaatctactcagacatcataggatggcaacacatcattagataataatatgaagcataaagcaccatgttcaagtagagggtacagcgggttgcgcgagagtggaccgctgaatatagatgggggaaggtgatggagttgttggtgaagatggtggaggtgttggtgtagatcgcggtgatgatgatggcccccggcggcgttccggcaccaccagaagcaaggggggagagccccccttcttcttcttcttacttgaccttctccctagatgggagaagggtttcccctcttgtccttggctcccatggcttgggaggggcgagagcccctccgagattggatctatctctctgtctctctctgtttctgccttctcagattctgccctttcaccgtttcttttatatccggagatccgtaactccgattggggtgaatctttcgcccagatttttctgataaaactagctttcttgcagcaaaataagagcgtcaaccgccttaaggggtgcccacgagggtccagggcgtgccccctgcctcgtggccccctcggacaccgtctcgtgttgattcttcctcccaaaaatcataaatattccaaaataattctccgcccgtttttatcccgtttggactccgtttgatatagggTTTCTgctaaacataaaacatgcaacaaacaggaactggcactgggcactggatcaatatgttagtcgcaAAAaagagtataaaaagttgccaaaagtatatgaaagttaaataatattggcatggaacaatcaaaaattatagatatgacgaagacgtatcagcatccccaagcttaattcctgctcgtcctcgagtaggtaaatgataaaaaagataattttgatgtggaatgctacctagcataatcttgatcatatgtctaatcatggcatgaatattaagacatgagtgattcaaagcaatagtctatcatttgacataagaacaattatacttcaggcatcccaacaaacaatcatgtctttcaaaatatcaatgcttcagaacgttatccctacaaaatcatatagtctggtatgctcccttttcttaacacaaggtacccctcatgcctatcccggtgtcagccaagcaattgtttcatactttagtattctcaaaccttttcaactttcacgcaatacatgcgcgtgagccatggatatagcactataggtggaatagaatatgatggtgggggttatgtggagaagacaaaaacaggagaaagtctcacatcaacgcggctaatcaacgggctatggagatgcccatcaattgatgtcaatgcgaggagtagggattgccatgcaacggatgcactagagctataagtgtatgaaagctcaaactaaaactaagtgggtgtgcatccaacttgcttgctcacgaagatctagggcatttgaggaagcccatcgttgaaatatacaagccaagttctacaatggaaaattcccactagtatatgaaagtgacaacataagagactctctatatgaagaacatggtgctactttgaagcacaagtgtagaaaaaggatagtaacattgccccttttcttttctttttttcctttttttggatgggcttctttgcccccctttttttatttaggcttctttggcctctcttttttattaatttttattttttatggggcaatgctctataatgatgatcatcacacttttatttacttacaactcaatattacaactcgatactagaacaaagatatgactctatatgaatgcttccggcggtgtaccgggatatgcaatgatctagcgtagcaatgacataaaaaatggacaaaacatcatgctagctatcttacaatcatgcaaagcaatatgacaataaatgctcaagtcatgtatatgatgatgatggaagttgcatggcaatatatcttggaatggctatgaaaatgccatgataggtaggtatggtggctgttttgaggaagatataaggaggcttatgtgtgatagagcgtatcgtatcacggggtttggatgcaccggcgaagtttgcaccaactctcgaggtgagaaagggcaatgcacggtaccgaaaaggctagcaatgatggaagggtgagagtgcgtataatccatggactcaacattagtcataaagaactcacatactttttgcaaaaatttactagccatcgaaacaaagtactacgggcatgctcctaggtgggaggttggtaggagttaaccatcgcgcgcccccgaccttcacgcaaagataaacaatcaaaatacaatgtgcGCCTATTTGGTTATATATTtaatagaccatacgtgcatgcttcgggaatcacaaaccttaacaccaacatccttactaaacacaaccatctactagtacctcccacatattatcatctctatatcgcaaaactattgcaaggaatcaaacatatcatattcagtgatccacaagttttatgtaggattttatgactaaccatgtgaatgaccaattcctatcatctctctaaat
It contains:
- the LOC119338704 gene encoding uncharacterized protein LOC119338704, producing the protein MAATKKPKAKPQKPAKVTAARIAKMLAEGDEMIRNMTPEERARIIAESMAEKSAREAAEAKDEAGDDEEETAPAQCEEEWFAAKFRSMWRRYLAPGGVTFDQTSKLPAMRYVNPASGCSAKAMDTLQIMSVKVAAINGGLHWPLQVFGIVAARDYLDRKRNIIFHRPRTDCQTITQEDCYLALSGPSRAIVVSYDPTYVEVSLKVKGAIESEDKDLSALIVVFRAGACPQNVYPSRLSTLEMNFDHIYQSVEATVFIRIIGGSWPDGFRGVFSAASSRDDTLQVKLLEFEDGRLPADSNGVIALTRRVVSVALQRNLKVSVMAFPRNVGYAAETSEAVLQPHRAGVSPPGVNLCVGSCSMEVRVAWSCFCCEC